A window from Salminus brasiliensis chromosome 7, fSalBra1.hap2, whole genome shotgun sequence encodes these proteins:
- the aldh1l1 gene encoding cytosolic 10-formyltetrahydrofolate dehydrogenase gives MRIAVIGQSLFGQEVYQELKKEGNIIVGVFTIPDKDGKADPLGAEAEKDGVPVFKFPRWRLKGKAIDEVVDKYKAVGAELNVLPFCSQFIPMEVIDHPRHGSIIYHPSLLPRHRGASAINWTLIHGDKKGGFTVFWADDGLDTGPILLQKECDVEPDDTVNTIYKRFLFPEGVKGMVEAVRLISEGKAPKIKQPEEGATYECIQKKDNSKIDWNQPAEAIHNWIRGNDKVPGAWAEVDGKNVTFYGSTLVDNNSTAKGQPLEILGASQPGLVTKNGLVLFGNDGKTLLVKNLQFEDGKMIAAAQYFKAGSSTAVELTEEEKSFAEQMRVVWKSILTNVEKIDDSTDFFKSGAASMDVVRLVEEVKLRASQLQLQNEDVYMATTFQEFIQMCVRKLRGEDAEAELVVDYVEMNVNNMTIQMPHQLFINGEFVDAEGGKTYKTINPTTGQPICDVSLAQISDVEKAVAAAKEAFEEGEWGKMNPRDRGRLIYKLADLMEQHQEELATIESIDSGAVYTLALKTHVGMSIQTFRYFAGWCDKIQGCTIPINQARPNRNLTFTKKEPIGVCAIVIPWNYPLMMLAWKTAACLAAGNTVVLKPAQVTPLTAVKFAELAARAGFPKGVINILPGSGSLVGQRLSDHPDVRKLGFTGSTEIGKQIMKSCAISNVKKVSLELGGKSPLIIFSDCDLDKAVRMGMSSVFFNKGENCIAAGRLFVEESLHDTFVQRVIEEVKKMKIGDPLDRSTDHGPQNHKAHLDKLVEYCEKGVKEGAKLVCGGKQVNRPGFFFEPTVFTDVQDHMYIAIEESFGPVMIISKFKTGDVDGVLQRANATEYGLASGVFTRDISKALYVSERLQAGTVFVNTYNKTDVAAPFGGFKQSGFGKDLGQEALNEYLKTKTVTIEY, from the exons ATGAGGATCGCAGTGATCGGACAGAGCCTTTTTGGACAGGAGGTGTATCAAGAGCTCAAGAAAGAAGGCAACATCATTGTTGGTGTGTTCACCATACCCGACAAAGATGGCAAAGCTGATCCACTAG GTGCTGAAGCAGAGAAAGATGGTGTGCCAGTGTTTAAGTTCCCACGCTGGCGACTGAAGGGAAAGGCTATCGATGAGGTGGTGGACAAGTATAAGGCAGTGGGCGCCGAGCTCAATGTTCTGCCCTTCTGCTCCCAGTTCATCCCTATGGAGGTAATAGACCACCCACGGCACGGCTCCATCATCTATCACCCTTCGTTACTGCCCCGCCACAGAGGGGCCTCTGCTATCAactg GACTCTAATCCATGGCGACAAAAAAGGTGGATTCACAGTGTTTTGGGCAGATGATGGACTGGACACTGGACCAATCCTGTTGCAGAAAGAGTGTGATGTGGAGCCCGATGACACAGTGAACACCATCTATAAGCGCTTCCTGTTTCCAGAAGGAGTTAAAGGAATG GTGGAGGCAGTCAGGCTAATTTCAGAAGGGAAAGCTCCCAAAATTAAGCAACCAGAGGAGGGAGCCACCTACGAATGCATTCAGAAAAAAGACAACTCAAAG ATTGACTGGAATCAGCCTGCTGAGGCCATCCATAACTGGATCAGAGGAAATGATAAGGTTCCTGGAGCCTGGGCAGAGGTTGACGGAAAG AATGTGACATTCTATGGTTCAACATTGGTGGATAACAACTCTACAGCTAAAGGGCAGCCTTTGGAGATTCTTGGGGCAAGCCAGCCAGGCCTGGTTACCAAAAATGGCCTGGTTCTTTTTGGCAATGATGGCAAGACG ttgctGGTGAAGAACCTGCAGTTTGAGGATGGAAAGATGATTGCAGCTGCTCAGTATTTTAAGGCCGGCTCTAGCACTGCAGTGGAGCTgacagaggaggagaagagttTTGCCGAGCAGATGAGG GTGGTGTGGAAGAGTATTTTGACTAATGTGGAGAAGATAGATGACTCCACTGACTTTTTTAAGTCAGGAGCTGCCTCCATGGATGTTGTCAG gCTGGTAGAGGAGGTAAAACTGAGGGCAAGTCAGCTGCAGTTGCAGAACGAGGATGTTTACATGGCAACAACCTTTCAGGAGTTCATCCAGATGTGTGTGAGGAAGCTGAGAGGAGAGGACGCTGAGGCAGAGCTTGTTGTTGACTAT GTGGAGATGAACGTGAACAACATGACCATCCAAATGCCCCACCAGCTCTTTATAAATGGGGAGTTTGTGGATGCTGAGGGAGGAAAGACCTACAAGACTATTAACCCCACCACCGGACAG CCAATCTGTGACGTATCTCTGGCTCAGATCTCAGATGTGGAGAAGGCTGTTGCAGCAGCTAAGGAGGCTTTTGAGGAAGGAGAATGGGGCAAGATGAACCCCAGAGATAGAGGCAGACTCATCTACAA ACTGGCAGATCTAATGGAGCAGCACCAGGAAGAGCTGGCCACTATTGAGTCTATAGACTCAGGAGCTGTCTACACACTTGCCCTCAAAACCCACGTCGGCATGTCCATTCAGACATTCAGATACTTTGCTGGCTGGTGTGACAAGATCCAG GGTTGCACCATCCCAATTAACCAAGCTCGCCCCAATCGCAACCTCACCTTCACTAAGAAAGAGCCAATCGG TGTGTGTGCCATTGTGATTCCATGGAACTATCCTCTAATGATGCTGGCATGGAAAACTGCAGCCTGCCTGGCAGCTGGCAACACTGTCGTGCTGAAACCAGCGCAG GTGACCCCACTGACTGCTGTAAAGTTTGCTGAATTGGCTGCGAGGGCAGGATTCCCCAAAGGCGTGATCAATATCCTGCCTGGCTCAG GCTCTCTGGTTGGCCAGCGGCTGTCAGACCACCCTGACGTGCGTAAACTAGGCTTTACTGGCTCTACCGAGATCGGCAAACAGATCATGAAGAG CTGTGCCATCAGTAATGTGAAGAAGGTCTCTCTGGAGCTGGGTGGAAAGTCTCCTCTCATTATTTTCAGCGACTGTGACCTGGACAAAGCAGTGAGAATG GggatgagttcagtgttcttcaacaAGGGGGAGAACTGCATTGCTGCAGGCAGGCTGTTTGTAGAAGAATCCCTGCATGACACCTTTGTCCAGAGAGTG ATTGAAGAGGTGAAGAAAATGAAGATCGGTGACCCGCTGGACCGCTCCACAGACCATGGCCCCCAGAACCACAAAGCTCATTTGGACAAACTGGTGGAGTACTGTGAAAAAGGGGTCAAAGAGGGTGCCAAACTTGTGTGTGGAGGGAAACAAGTCAACCGCCCAG GTTTCTTCTTTGAGCCCACTGTGTTCACTGATGTGCAGGACCACATGTACATTGCTATCGAGGAGTCATTTGGTCCTGTCATGATCATCTCCAAATTTAAGACTGG tgatGTAGATGGAGTGCTGCAGAGGGCTAATGCTACAGAGTACGGTCTAGCATCAGGAGTGTTCACTCGGGACATCAGCAAAGCTCTGTATGTGAGTGAGAGGCTTCAGGCTGGCACAGTGTTTGTCAACACCTACAACAAAACTGATGTGGCAGCCCCCTTCGGCGGCTTCAAGCAGTCTGGCTTCGGCAAGGATCTGG GCCAAGAAGCTCTCAATGAGTATTTGAAGACTAAAACTGTGACAATCGAGTACTGA